One window from the genome of Bacillus tianshenii encodes:
- the pdxK gene encoding pyridoxine/pyridoxal/pyridoxamine kinase produces the protein MYKALTIAGSDSSGGAGIQADLKTFQEHGVYGMSSLTTIVTMDPKDWSHHAHPMDLETVKKQVETATSVEINALKTGMLGSPEIIEYVAEIIDEKQIKNIVIDPVMVCKGTDEVLHPENLVSLRNTLVPKATVTTPNLFEAAKLADQPLIKSEEELKEAARKIHSFGAKYVLIKAGNLINSEKAIDLLYDGEEFTHIEAAKVDTANVHGAGCTYAAAITAQLAKGKQPKEAIEAAKRFITKAVQQSFKFNSYVGPVFQKGALDE, from the coding sequence ATGTATAAGGCACTAACAATCGCAGGCTCTGACTCTAGTGGTGGAGCAGGAATTCAAGCAGACTTAAAAACATTTCAAGAGCACGGCGTCTACGGAATGTCTTCCTTAACGACAATTGTAACGATGGACCCGAAAGATTGGTCACATCATGCTCATCCAATGGATCTTGAAACAGTAAAGAAGCAAGTTGAAACCGCTACATCTGTTGAAATTAATGCATTGAAAACAGGTATGCTTGGTTCTCCTGAAATTATTGAATATGTAGCTGAAATTATTGATGAAAAACAAATTAAAAATATTGTCATTGATCCTGTAATGGTATGTAAAGGGACAGATGAAGTACTGCATCCTGAAAACCTTGTAAGCTTACGAAACACATTAGTTCCGAAAGCAACTGTGACAACACCAAACCTTTTTGAAGCAGCAAAGCTTGCTGACCAGCCGCTTATTAAGAGTGAAGAGGAGCTGAAAGAGGCGGCTCGGAAAATTCATTCATTTGGGGCTAAATACGTGTTAATCAAAGCTGGTAATCTTATTAATAGTGAAAAAGCGATTGACCTCTTATACGATGGTGAAGAATTTACGCATATTGAAGCAGCAAAAGTAGACACAGCAAATGTTCACGGTGCAGGCTGCACATATGCTGCTGCTATTACAGCGCAGCTTGCTAAAGGCAAACAGCCGAAAGAAGCAATTGAGGCTGCGAAACGATTTATTACAAAGGCTGTACAACAATCATTCAAATTCAATTCCTACGTAGGTCCAGTTTTTCAAAAAGGTGCCTTAGACGAATAG
- a CDS encoding long-chain-fatty-acid--CoA ligase — MLTYGSIIKQNAEKFRTKPAVIFNGNTLSYQQLNERSNKIANTFLQRGYQKGDKVSVLMQNNDVYIEVMIALAKIGVVTVPINYRLKGEEIKYIVKDSDSRAFITTEEYEAQIASISSDLPQLDSILIVGEGTDSKFESYEAFVASGSAAEPEVDVHENDPLYIGYTSGTTGRPKGVVISHRNRVLMGMVSAYEYKVDESDVHIVAGPIYHAAPWIFLMMQLIAGGTLVIQKGFNAKEFLELVEKYKVTNTFLAPTMYNFIVHADDEVKNAYDIRSMRVLISAGSPLPTRTKNEILAFFKDVDLHEFYGSTESAVTLNIKPKDITRKDRCVGQPFPLVECMILDEDKKPVKQGEVGELYFKAPYLLDEYYKNEEATEEGFYNGFFSVGDMAMQDEEGYYYIVDRKKDMLISGGVNIYPREIEEVLYGHSDIVEAAVIGIPDEVWGESVKAIVVPREEGILTAEDVIAYCDEHLASYKKPKSVEFVKELPRNPSGKILKRELRDTYWEQSGSKI, encoded by the coding sequence ATGCTTACATATGGAAGCATAATCAAACAAAATGCCGAAAAGTTTCGTACCAAGCCGGCTGTAATTTTTAATGGGAATACACTTAGCTATCAACAGCTAAATGAGCGCTCTAATAAAATTGCCAACACTTTCTTGCAAAGGGGTTATCAAAAGGGAGACAAGGTCTCTGTATTGATGCAAAATAATGATGTCTATATTGAAGTCATGATTGCACTTGCAAAGATTGGCGTCGTAACAGTACCAATTAACTACCGTTTAAAAGGGGAAGAAATTAAGTATATCGTAAAAGACTCTGACAGCAGAGCTTTCATTACAACGGAAGAATATGAAGCGCAAATAGCTTCAATCAGTTCAGATTTACCACAGCTTGACAGCATCTTAATTGTCGGAGAAGGTACAGACAGCAAATTTGAAAGCTATGAAGCATTTGTGGCTTCAGGAAGTGCTGCTGAACCAGAAGTGGACGTGCATGAAAATGATCCGTTATATATCGGCTATACGTCTGGGACGACAGGCAGACCAAAAGGGGTAGTCATTTCACATCGAAATCGTGTGTTAATGGGTATGGTTTCTGCTTACGAGTATAAGGTGGACGAATCTGATGTACATATTGTCGCAGGGCCGATTTATCATGCAGCACCGTGGATCTTCTTAATGATGCAGTTAATTGCCGGCGGAACACTTGTCATTCAAAAAGGCTTTAATGCCAAAGAATTTTTGGAATTAGTGGAGAAATATAAGGTTACAAATACCTTCCTTGCACCGACAATGTATAACTTTATTGTTCATGCAGATGACGAGGTGAAAAACGCTTATGACATTCGCTCAATGCGTGTACTTATTTCCGCAGGTTCTCCGCTTCCAACACGAACGAAAAATGAGATATTAGCATTCTTTAAAGATGTAGACTTGCATGAATTCTACGGCTCAACTGAAAGTGCCGTCACATTAAATATTAAACCGAAAGACATTACGCGCAAGGACCGTTGTGTCGGTCAACCGTTCCCGCTTGTGGAATGTATGATACTTGATGAGGACAAGAAGCCTGTGAAGCAAGGCGAAGTAGGGGAGCTTTATTTCAAGGCCCCATATCTTCTTGATGAATATTACAAGAATGAAGAAGCGACAGAAGAAGGCTTCTACAATGGTTTCTTCAGCGTCGGTGATATGGCGATGCAAGATGAAGAAGGTTATTATTATATCGTTGACCGGAAGAAAGATATGCTGATTAGCGGCGGGGTTAATATTTATCCGCGTGAAATTGAAGAAGTGCTGTACGGACACAGCGATATCGTGGAAGCAGCGGTTATCGGTATTCCTGATGAAGTGTGGGGAGAATCAGTAAAAGCTATTGTAGTGCCGCGAGAAGAAGGAATTCTAACAGCAGAAGATGTAATTGCATATTGTGATGAACATCTTGCAAGCTATAAAAAACCGAAATCTGTTGAATTTGTTAAAGAATTGCCACGTAATCCATCAGGGAAAATTTTAAAACGTGAGTTACGTGATACGTACTGGGAGCAAAGTGGTTCAAAAATTTAA
- a CDS encoding LytTR family DNA-binding domain-containing protein has translation MEKIRAIIIDDEPYSREELKHLLSTYNVIEIVGEADSGEKGLELTMHLTPDVLFVDIEMGYMSGIELVDALQKLKEPPKVVFATAHPDYAAKAFRYEAVDYLLKPFAEEELEETVKRIQTHFQVNEQPERTSASLGKLAVEADERIFYIAPQEILYISVEQRETKLFTKEKEYHTKLTLKELEDKLTHYSFFRTHKSYLVNLQKIEQLIPWFNGAYQIKVEARNEEIPVSRNYAKALRDKLEL, from the coding sequence ATGGAGAAGATTCGCGCAATTATTATTGATGATGAACCATATAGCAGAGAAGAATTAAAGCACTTGTTATCAACCTACAATGTAATTGAAATCGTTGGGGAGGCTGATTCAGGGGAGAAAGGGTTAGAGCTAACGATGCACTTAACGCCTGATGTCTTGTTTGTCGACATTGAGATGGGCTACATGTCGGGGATTGAGCTTGTTGATGCACTCCAGAAGTTGAAGGAACCACCGAAAGTAGTGTTTGCGACGGCTCATCCTGACTATGCTGCAAAAGCGTTTCGTTATGAAGCTGTTGATTATTTATTAAAGCCCTTTGCTGAAGAAGAGCTCGAGGAAACAGTTAAACGTATACAGACGCATTTTCAAGTAAATGAGCAACCCGAAAGGACATCTGCTTCCTTAGGCAAATTAGCTGTTGAGGCAGATGAACGAATTTTTTACATTGCTCCACAAGAAATTTTATACATTAGCGTCGAACAACGAGAAACTAAATTATTTACGAAAGAGAAGGAATACCATACAAAGCTTACCCTTAAGGAATTAGAGGATAAGCTCACGCATTATTCCTTCTTTCGAACACATAAGAGTTATTTAGTTAATTTACAGAAAATTGAACAGCTGATCCCTTGGTTCAATGGTGCATATCAAATAAAGGTAGAAGCAAGGAATGAGGAAATCCCTGTAAGCCGTAATTATGCGAAAGCCTTAAGAGACAAGCTTGAACTATAA
- the copZ gene encoding copper chaperone CopZ, with translation MTTTLNVKGMTCGHCEKAVRGALSELDGVSNVHVNLETGKVDVEHSDNVTEAQMVEAVEDQGYDVA, from the coding sequence ATGACAACAACATTAAATGTAAAAGGCATGACATGTGGACATTGCGAGAAAGCAGTACGAGGTGCTCTTTCTGAATTAGACGGCGTTTCGAACGTACACGTAAATTTAGAAACAGGTAAAGTTGACGTTGAGCATTCTGATAACGTGACAGAAGCGCAAATGGTAGAAGCAGTAGAAGACCAAGGTTACGACGTAGCGTAA
- a CDS encoding ketopantoate reductase family protein, translating to MNIVVLGAGALGAYFGGRWQEAGQEVQFLVRERRAAELKENGLTIHSVQGDYELEKLNIVQSVDEIEKVDLVLLAVKGYHLTGTIPHLKELVHKGAKVLPVLNGIEHIDILKEELGEEAVIGGLCFIIATLNEKGHVSHTSKQHDIVFGALHPSQQELCEDLAGISETANMISRHSDDILKDLWKKYMFISAFSGVTAAGNFPIGTVRNNPSTFQLASNVLLEMKQLANVYDIPLSDEHVDKATEQLNSFPDEATSSMHQDRRKGLTLEVEHLHGGAIRLAQKADLKLPYIETLYALIKPYEN from the coding sequence ATGAATATCGTCGTTTTAGGAGCCGGCGCATTGGGGGCTTATTTCGGGGGAAGATGGCAGGAAGCTGGACAGGAAGTACAGTTTCTTGTTCGTGAAAGACGTGCTGCCGAGTTAAAGGAAAACGGGCTTACGATACATAGTGTACAAGGTGATTATGAACTTGAAAAGTTGAACATTGTTCAGTCAGTAGATGAAATTGAAAAAGTTGATCTCGTTCTACTTGCAGTTAAAGGCTACCATTTAACAGGGACAATCCCACATTTGAAAGAGCTTGTCCATAAAGGTGCTAAAGTGCTCCCTGTATTAAATGGAATTGAGCATATTGATATTTTAAAAGAAGAGTTAGGTGAAGAAGCGGTCATTGGCGGGCTTTGCTTTATTATTGCGACTTTGAATGAAAAAGGTCATGTGTCTCATACAAGCAAACAGCATGACATCGTTTTTGGAGCTCTGCACCCATCACAGCAAGAGCTTTGCGAGGATTTAGCTGGAATTAGCGAGACTGCTAATATGATTAGTAGACATAGTGATGATATTTTAAAAGACTTATGGAAGAAATATATGTTCATTTCCGCCTTTTCTGGCGTAACTGCAGCAGGAAACTTTCCAATCGGAACCGTTCGCAACAACCCTTCAACATTCCAGTTGGCAAGCAATGTGCTTCTTGAAATGAAGCAGCTAGCAAATGTTTATGATATTCCACTATCGGATGAACATGTTGATAAAGCGACTGAACAGCTGAACAGCTTTCCGGATGAAGCAACTTCCTCGATGCATCAAGACCGACGGAAAGGATTGACACTTGAAGTCGAACATTTACATGGCGGTGCCATTCGTTTAGCGCAGAAAGCTGACCTCAAGCTTCCTTACATTGAAACATTATATGCATTAATTAAACCATACGAAAATTAA
- a CDS encoding response regulator transcription factor, with amino-acid sequence MRDLLSLYLEPHGYTTIAFASGDEVIGFLEDNQADLLLLDIMMPGKDGVETAKEIRSFSNIPIIMLTAKDTSNDMVKGLKSGADDYITKPFDEAVLLARIEALLRRTNNTEKIEVNGLIWDDKHHELTYKGTPINLTPKEFEMIGLLMKNPKKVFDREKLIEMIWGFDSETEGRTIDSHVRNIREKCRNAGFPIQEHLKTVWGLGYKWL; translated from the coding sequence ATGCGAGATTTGCTATCTCTTTATTTGGAGCCACATGGCTATACAACAATAGCATTCGCAAGCGGAGATGAAGTAATTGGCTTTTTAGAAGATAACCAAGCTGATTTATTGCTGCTCGATATTATGATGCCTGGCAAAGACGGTGTGGAAACTGCGAAGGAAATTAGGAGCTTTTCAAACATTCCGATTATTATGCTTACCGCAAAGGATACAAGCAATGATATGGTGAAAGGCTTAAAATCAGGGGCAGATGATTATATTACAAAGCCATTTGATGAAGCTGTCTTACTAGCACGAATTGAAGCATTGTTAAGGCGTACAAATAATACTGAGAAAATCGAAGTAAACGGGCTAATCTGGGATGATAAACACCATGAACTTACCTATAAGGGTACTCCTATTAATCTAACTCCAAAGGAATTTGAGATGATTGGCTTGCTGATGAAAAACCCGAAAAAAGTTTTCGACAGGGAAAAACTAATCGAAATGATCTGGGGCTTTGATTCCGAGACAGAAGGGCGTACAATTGATTCTCACGTACGAAATATTCGTGAAAAATGCCGAAATGCTGGTTTTCCAATCCAGGAGCACTTAAAAACAGTTTGGGGATTAGGCTATAAATGGCTCTAA
- a CDS encoding DUF3900 domain-containing protein, translating into MDFDIQFLSFFVVEGTEQADKTYKHYQTLHTEEYLNSALQPFLDGELMKITKRKVERHPKSPQAPTKIGRFIVEEGYNFDTNPNFNQFNRVREAQTKEAFEQASVELVKAYMDTSAIRGGALIIVRAKLNKYFDEPFVFLLKCDFEPKVASITDEQSLIHQVEMAITTKNMKSIQYPYMPEEGMVEEGELKIHQSSHANYFEDFLKFVSYEEPMPHIMKNQVMGMVQQHISESYEENSEAQSSFKKDLEVWETSPEREIREHLTTEQVSEATSYLIEQTPDVDLKMKVDHIAIKALLSDFAEQIHIAKVNGRYVLLIEGDTISFDKQSYSPVEFLRPDELHEVVDKIVKKNLM; encoded by the coding sequence ATGGATTTTGATATACAGTTTTTATCTTTTTTCGTAGTTGAAGGAACAGAACAAGCTGATAAAACCTATAAACATTATCAAACGCTACATACAGAGGAGTATTTAAACAGTGCCTTGCAGCCTTTTTTAGATGGCGAATTAATGAAGATCACAAAACGAAAAGTTGAAAGACATCCAAAATCACCTCAAGCACCGACAAAAATCGGCCGTTTTATCGTTGAGGAAGGGTACAATTTTGACACAAACCCAAACTTTAACCAATTTAACCGTGTTCGAGAGGCACAAACTAAAGAAGCATTCGAGCAGGCAAGTGTTGAGCTAGTCAAAGCTTACATGGATACGAGCGCAATCCGTGGTGGTGCATTAATCATTGTTAGAGCCAAGCTGAACAAATACTTTGATGAGCCATTTGTTTTTCTATTAAAATGTGACTTCGAACCGAAGGTGGCTTCCATTACAGATGAACAAAGCTTGATTCATCAAGTCGAAATGGCGATTACAACAAAAAATATGAAATCAATTCAATATCCTTATATGCCTGAAGAAGGAATGGTTGAAGAAGGAGAATTGAAGATTCATCAATCCTCACATGCAAATTACTTTGAAGACTTTTTAAAGTTTGTTTCCTATGAGGAGCCGATGCCCCACATTATGAAAAACCAAGTCATGGGGATGGTTCAACAGCATATTTCCGAAAGCTATGAAGAAAACAGTGAAGCACAATCCTCTTTCAAAAAAGACTTAGAAGTTTGGGAAACGAGTCCTGAAAGAGAAATACGTGAACATTTAACAACTGAACAAGTGAGTGAAGCGACTTCATACCTTATTGAACAAACGCCTGATGTCGACTTAAAAATGAAGGTTGACCATATCGCGATAAAAGCACTGTTATCAGATTTCGCTGAGCAAATTCACATTGCAAAAGTGAACGGTCGTTATGTTCTGTTGATTGAAGGTGATACGATTTCATTTGATAAACAAAGCTATTCACCGGTTGAATTTCTACGGCCTGATGAATTACATGAAGTCGTTGATAAAATTGTAAAAAAGAATCTAATGTAG
- a CDS encoding winged helix-turn-helix domain-containing protein — protein sequence MLKFFLNTDTESYLRSLAEELGESTNSIRVELNRLMEAGLLETTSDGRKKVYKANKKHSLFVDLHTIVKKYIGIDKLIEGIVEKLGDVDLALITGDYAKGIDSGLIDLVVIGDVDKTYLEKLVNKSESLIERKIRTLVLSQIEFEKLQQKFIQEKALVIWGNEIK from the coding sequence ATGTTAAAGTTTTTTCTAAATACTGACACAGAGTCCTACCTTCGTAGTTTGGCGGAAGAGTTAGGGGAATCAACAAATTCTATTCGTGTTGAACTAAACCGGTTAATGGAGGCAGGTTTATTAGAAACGACCTCAGATGGTCGGAAAAAGGTTTACAAAGCAAACAAAAAGCATAGCCTTTTTGTTGATTTACATACCATTGTAAAGAAGTATATTGGAATTGATAAATTAATCGAAGGTATTGTTGAAAAGTTAGGAGATGTAGACCTCGCATTAATTACTGGAGACTACGCAAAAGGAATTGATTCGGGATTAATTGATTTAGTGGTTATTGGGGATGTAGATAAAACATATCTTGAAAAATTAGTAAATAAATCAGAAAGTCTAATAGAACGAAAGATTCGAACACTTGTTTTATCACAAATTGAATTTGAAAAATTACAGCAAAAGTTTATACAAGAAAAAGCCCTTGTGATTTGGGGTAATGAAATAAAATAA
- a CDS encoding sensor histidine kinase — MWYLLLTMLERIGIIVTVAFLMTRVRFFRTVIDQREVRLRDRFTVMLMFGGFGVIGTYTGLSVDALTYDMSKWTFSLSGNEALANSRVIGIVVGGLLGGWKVGLGAGLIAGVHRFTLGGFTAFSCGLAAVVAGLLSGMMRRKMPDQKVFQLKVPLLIGAGAEAVQMLIILLTAKPFDAAWSLVGKIGIPMIVANGVGSALFVLVIRNVFNEQEKVGALQAQKALLLAKLTSSHLRSGLSESTANETCQVLLNEVRASAVSITDHRNVLAFVGMASEHHQAGEPIQTISTKHVLQTGELFIANKEKINCPNENCPLTAAVIAPLKQNDQVIGTMKFYFQAEKDITKVTIEFIEGLSALLSQQLEIADAQKCVQLAKEAEIKALQAQVSPHFLFNTLNTIVSMIRIQPDEARRLLVSLSRYLRQNLSGTNEKMTTLKEELNHVKAYLSIEQARFKDKLSVNFQINEDVLYLHIPPMTLQPLIENAIKHGLKAMAEGSRIDLIIQKEDEGAMVTVKDNGIGFNHTNTTDLLEAPVHSQEGAGIGIYNVNQRLRMLFGPESGLHIESTKGNGTKFQFYLPNAAKVG, encoded by the coding sequence ATGTGGTATTTGCTGTTAACAATGCTTGAGCGGATTGGGATCATCGTGACGGTCGCTTTTTTGATGACCCGGGTACGTTTTTTTCGAACGGTTATTGACCAGCGAGAAGTGCGGCTTCGCGATCGTTTTACAGTCATGTTAATGTTCGGCGGGTTTGGTGTGATTGGGACTTATACAGGGTTATCAGTAGATGCGCTCACCTATGACATGTCGAAATGGACTTTTTCTCTTTCTGGAAATGAAGCGCTTGCGAACTCTAGAGTAATTGGTATTGTTGTTGGTGGTTTACTCGGTGGTTGGAAGGTCGGCTTAGGAGCTGGTCTAATAGCAGGTGTCCATCGCTTTACACTTGGTGGTTTTACGGCATTTTCTTGTGGCTTGGCAGCTGTTGTAGCAGGGCTGCTATCAGGAATGATGCGCAGGAAAATGCCTGACCAAAAAGTGTTTCAACTAAAGGTTCCGCTTTTAATCGGAGCAGGAGCGGAAGCTGTGCAAATGCTGATTATTTTATTAACAGCAAAGCCCTTTGATGCGGCGTGGAGCTTAGTTGGAAAAATTGGCATTCCAATGATCGTCGCGAATGGTGTGGGCTCCGCTTTGTTTGTTTTAGTCATTCGTAACGTATTTAATGAACAAGAAAAAGTAGGTGCATTGCAGGCACAGAAAGCATTACTGCTAGCAAAATTAACATCCTCACATTTAAGAAGCGGCTTATCAGAGAGTACGGCAAATGAAACGTGCCAAGTGCTTCTTAATGAAGTTCGCGCATCAGCTGTGTCAATAACGGACCACCGCAATGTCCTTGCTTTTGTCGGGATGGCTTCTGAGCACCATCAAGCAGGTGAGCCAATCCAAACGATTAGTACAAAGCACGTGTTGCAGACAGGAGAATTATTCATTGCAAATAAGGAGAAAATCAACTGTCCGAACGAAAATTGTCCGTTAACTGCTGCAGTTATTGCGCCATTAAAGCAAAATGACCAAGTCATTGGCACAATGAAATTTTATTTCCAAGCTGAAAAGGATATTACGAAAGTTACGATTGAATTTATCGAAGGGTTGTCTGCGTTATTAAGTCAACAGCTTGAAATCGCAGATGCTCAAAAGTGTGTCCAGCTTGCAAAGGAAGCTGAAATCAAAGCGCTTCAAGCTCAAGTTAGTCCGCACTTTCTTTTCAATACGTTAAATACAATTGTGTCCATGATTCGAATTCAACCAGATGAAGCACGTCGGTTGTTGGTCTCACTTTCTCGTTATTTGCGGCAAAATCTTTCAGGCACAAATGAAAAAATGACGACGTTGAAGGAAGAGCTGAACCATGTAAAAGCGTATTTATCAATTGAACAAGCACGGTTTAAAGATAAACTAAGCGTGAACTTTCAAATTAATGAGGATGTTCTTTATTTGCATATTCCACCGATGACATTGCAGCCTTTGATTGAGAACGCTATTAAGCATGGGTTAAAGGCTATGGCAGAAGGAAGCCGAATTGATCTTATTATTCAAAAAGAAGATGAAGGAGCAATGGTAACAGTTAAAGACAATGGAATAGGCTTCAATCACACGAATACAACAGATTTATTAGAAGCACCTGTTCATTCACAGGAGGGGGCAGGTATAGGGATATATAATGTCAATCAACGATTGCGTATGTTATTTGGCCCTGAATCAGGTTTACATATTGAGTCAACAAAAGGAAACGGTACGAAGTTTCAATTTTATTTACCAAATGCAGCAAAGGTAGGGTAG
- a CDS encoding heavy metal translocating P-type ATPase yields the protein MSEQKQMRVGITGMTCSACSTRIEKVLNKMDGVEANVNLTMENASITYDQDKVTSDDIVGKIQKLGYDVQKEKIELDIFGMTCAACSSRIEKVLNKMNGIDTATVNLTTETGVVEYQPGMLSVNDIIARIQKLGYDAQVKQGREEKKSHKEAEIQDKKRKLIISIILSLPLLYTMFGHLPIDTNIPVPHILMNPWVQFILATPVQFYIGGQFYVGAYKNLKNKSANMDVLVALGTSAAYFYSLVEAIRTLGNPGYTPHLYFETSAVLITLILVGKLFEALAKGRTTEAISKLLSLQAKEATVIRDGEEVKIPIDQVKVGETIVVKPGEKIPVDGSVLSGRSSVDESMITGESIPVDKHEGEKLIGSTINKNGTLKMKAEKVGSDTALAGIIKVVEEAQGSKAPIQRMADIISGYFVPIVVGIAILTFIIWISFVQPGDLPQALEVAIAVLVIACPCALGLATPTSIMVGTGKGAESGILFKGGEHLESAHKIEAIVLDKTGTITKGKPVVTDFEAENVRTLQYLYAAEKMSEHPLAESIVEYAAEQQIELLEADHFEAIPGHGIEAVVNGKKVYVGTRKLMNREQISFEAYEELMTQYEQDGKTAMLIAIDNELKGIVAVADTVKETAKEAIDKLKALGIEVYMLTGDNERTARAIARQVGIDNVIAEVLPEDKAEHVKKLQQEGKRTAMVGDGINDAPALATADIGIAIGTGTDVAIEAADITIMGGELTLIPKAIDLSRKTMKNIRQNLFWALAYNSAGIPVAALGLLAPWIAGAAMAFSSVSVVSNSLRLKRVKI from the coding sequence ATGAGTGAACAGAAGCAAATGCGTGTTGGGATTACAGGGATGACGTGCTCTGCCTGTTCAACAAGGATCGAAAAAGTATTAAATAAGATGGATGGAGTAGAAGCGAACGTTAATCTCACGATGGAAAATGCTTCAATCACCTATGATCAAGATAAAGTGACATCTGATGACATTGTTGGTAAAATTCAAAAGCTCGGCTACGATGTACAAAAAGAAAAGATCGAGTTAGATATCTTTGGCATGACATGTGCAGCTTGCTCAAGTCGAATTGAAAAAGTATTAAATAAAATGAACGGTATCGATACTGCAACGGTTAACTTAACAACGGAAACGGGTGTCGTTGAGTACCAGCCAGGTATGCTTTCCGTCAATGACATAATTGCACGTATTCAAAAGCTTGGGTATGATGCGCAAGTAAAACAAGGTCGAGAAGAAAAGAAAAGTCATAAGGAAGCAGAGATCCAAGATAAAAAGCGTAAGCTCATCATCTCAATTATTCTTTCATTGCCGCTTCTATATACGATGTTCGGACATTTGCCGATTGATACAAACATACCTGTTCCGCACATTCTGATGAATCCGTGGGTACAATTTATACTTGCTACTCCAGTACAGTTTTATATTGGTGGCCAGTTCTATGTTGGGGCCTACAAAAATTTAAAAAATAAAAGCGCAAATATGGATGTACTTGTCGCCCTAGGTACATCAGCTGCTTATTTTTATAGCTTAGTGGAAGCGATTCGAACTCTCGGTAACCCGGGCTATACACCACACCTTTATTTTGAAACAAGTGCTGTCTTAATTACACTTATTCTTGTTGGAAAGCTGTTTGAAGCACTTGCAAAAGGGCGTACAACAGAGGCGATTTCAAAATTGTTAAGCCTGCAAGCAAAGGAAGCAACGGTTATCCGTGATGGAGAAGAAGTGAAAATTCCGATTGACCAAGTAAAAGTCGGGGAAACCATTGTTGTAAAGCCAGGGGAAAAGATTCCTGTCGATGGTTCTGTGCTCAGCGGACGGTCAAGTGTTGATGAATCAATGATTACTGGAGAATCGATCCCTGTTGATAAACATGAAGGTGAGAAGCTGATTGGTTCGACAATTAATAAAAACGGCACTTTAAAAATGAAAGCAGAAAAAGTTGGCAGTGATACTGCACTTGCTGGTATTATTAAAGTTGTCGAAGAAGCACAAGGCTCCAAAGCGCCGATTCAGCGGATGGCTGATATTATCTCCGGCTATTTCGTTCCGATTGTTGTTGGGATTGCGATTCTAACGTTTATCATTTGGATTTCGTTTGTTCAGCCTGGTGATTTACCGCAAGCACTTGAAGTGGCCATTGCGGTTCTCGTTATTGCCTGTCCATGTGCTCTCGGCCTTGCAACGCCGACCTCCATTATGGTCGGAACAGGAAAAGGAGCAGAAAGTGGCATTCTTTTTAAAGGCGGCGAGCATTTAGAATCTGCTCATAAAATCGAAGCGATCGTGCTTGATAAAACAGGTACGATTACAAAAGGAAAACCGGTTGTTACCGATTTTGAAGCTGAAAACGTGCGAACATTGCAATATTTGTATGCTGCGGAAAAGATGAGCGAACACCCGCTGGCAGAATCTATTGTTGAATATGCAGCAGAACAACAAATCGAGTTACTAGAAGCTGACCATTTTGAAGCCATTCCAGGTCATGGAATTGAAGCCGTTGTAAATGGGAAAAAGGTATACGTCGGGACTCGTAAGCTGATGAACCGTGAACAAATTTCTTTTGAAGCTTATGAAGAATTGATGACACAATATGAGCAAGATGGAAAGACAGCGATGCTCATTGCGATTGATAACGAGTTAAAAGGAATTGTCGCTGTAGCAGATACTGTAAAAGAAACTGCAAAAGAAGCGATTGATAAGCTCAAAGCCCTTGGGATTGAGGTCTATATGCTTACAGGTGATAATGAACGCACTGCACGTGCGATTGCAAGGCAAGTAGGCATTGACAATGTTATTGCTGAAGTGTTGCCTGAAGACAAAGCCGAACATGTGAAGAAGCTTCAGCAAGAAGGAAAACGCACCGCAATGGTTGGTGATGGAATTAATGACGCGCCAGCGCTTGCGACAGCAGATATCGGTATTGCAATCGGTACAGGTACAGATGTGGCGATTGAAGCGGCTGATATAACAATTATGGGTGGCGAGTTAACATTAATTCCAAAAGCAATTGATTTAAGCCGTAAGACAATGAAAAATATTCGCCAGAACTTATTCTGGGCACTTGCCTACAATTCAGCAGGTATCCCTGTTGCAGCACTTGGACTTTTAGCACCGTGGATTGCAGGGGCTGCAATGGCATTTAGTTCAGTGTCGGTTGTATCGAACTCACTCCGTTTAAAACGGGTGAAAATATAA